One window of Hujiaoplasma nucleasis genomic DNA carries:
- a CDS encoding AAA family ATPase, with amino-acid sequence MKRYKNNYYEWDDIDDDRLPSPILFDELLANPPRLPEEVIEGVVRKGQKMMISGASKSGKSFLLMELAIALAEGTIWLGFQCKKSKVLYINLEIDRPSFINRFKEIYKAMKIKPKYSHDIVIWNLRGEAMPLDKLVPIIIRRVKNLGFDVIIIDPIYKVMMGDENNATDMARFTNLFDKICYETDCTFVYSHHHSKGPQGFKRVMDRASGSGVFARDADAQVDMIQLNLVEVPMQKENEDSSATAWRLESSLREFKSFKPVNFMFEYPIHKVDNTGGLDKNYVDGDPRANLLKSYKRSQTRESRKEEFDKAFEVNKKKDGTCLAFVLAEYLGIAERTVRDRVKEFSDEYVTKKGIISHKK; translated from the coding sequence ATGAAAAGATACAAAAACAACTACTATGAGTGGGATGATATTGATGATGATAGATTGCCAAGTCCAATATTATTTGATGAACTATTAGCCAATCCTCCAAGACTTCCTGAAGAAGTTATTGAAGGAGTAGTTCGAAAAGGACAAAAAATGATGATTTCAGGTGCATCTAAATCTGGTAAAAGCTTCCTGCTCATGGAACTTGCCATTGCATTAGCTGAAGGAACGATATGGCTTGGGTTTCAATGCAAGAAATCAAAAGTATTGTATATCAACCTAGAAATTGATAGACCTAGTTTTATCAATCGTTTTAAAGAAATATATAAAGCTATGAAAATTAAACCCAAATATAGCCATGATATTGTTATTTGGAACTTAAGAGGTGAAGCAATGCCTCTTGATAAACTTGTACCAATCATTATTAGAAGGGTTAAAAATTTAGGATTTGATGTCATCATTATTGATCCTATCTATAAAGTCATGATGGGAGATGAAAACAACGCAACTGATATGGCACGATTTACCAATCTATTCGATAAGATTTGCTATGAAACAGATTGCACTTTTGTATACAGCCATCACCACTCAAAAGGACCACAAGGATTTAAGAGAGTGATGGATCGTGCATCAGGGTCTGGTGTATTTGCTAGAGATGCTGATGCTCAGGTGGATATGATACAATTGAATTTAGTCGAGGTACCCATGCAAAAGGAAAATGAAGATTCATCAGCTACTGCTTGGAGACTAGAAAGCAGCTTGCGTGAATTTAAAAGTTTTAAACCTGTGAACTTTATGTTTGAATATCCAATTCATAAAGTTGATAATACAGGTGGGTTAGATAAAAACTACGTAGATGGAGATCCCAGAGCGAACTTACTAAAAAGTTATAAACGTTCTCAAACAAGAGAATCACGTAAAGAAGAATTCGATAAGGCATTTGAAGTTAACAAAAAGAAAGATGGTACATGTCTAGCATTTGTGCTTGCTGAATATTTAGGAATTGCTGAAAGAACTGTCAGAGATCGCGTAAAAGAATTTAGTGATGAATATGTTACAAAAAAGGGAATCATATCACATAAAAAGTGA
- a CDS encoding recombinase family protein, whose product MKRTITKIEAKPRLVSKTKVAAYARVSTGKDAMLHSLASQVSHYKKLIQDNNDWEFAGVYADEAYTGTKESRTEFQQLIKDCKTGKIDMIITKSISRFARNTVTLLKTVRELKSIDVDVFFEEQNIHSISSEGEMILTLLASVAQEESRSVSDNMKWRIKREFENGVMWGGKSSLGYKLVDKKLIIVPEEAEIVKLIFQLYIDGHGADSIRKILDSKGIKPMYTKTWGHSSIMKILKNRNYTGDLILQKTYVENHLTKKQKMNKGELNKYLITDNHDAIISKETFEKAQAIRTQRASKNKSHAPRQQYPFKGITKCGICGSSYTRKRMRDKLVWVCSLSARQGQEVCNAKLVPDNIIVEASNHILGMDQYDDTYFKSKVKTIIVKPNRLLEFHMKDGTIINYHWEHPSRSKSWTPDMKEKARQRSLLQHQGGKQNA is encoded by the coding sequence ATGAAAAGAACTATAACCAAAATAGAAGCGAAACCTAGATTGGTATCTAAAACTAAAGTAGCTGCTTATGCTAGAGTATCTACTGGTAAAGATGCTATGCTTCATTCATTAGCTTCACAAGTGAGTCATTATAAGAAACTTATCCAAGATAATAACGATTGGGAGTTTGCTGGTGTTTATGCGGATGAAGCATATACTGGAACCAAAGAATCTAGAACAGAGTTTCAACAATTAATCAAAGACTGCAAAACAGGTAAAATCGATATGATCATTACTAAATCAATATCTAGATTTGCTCGTAACACTGTAACACTACTTAAAACAGTTAGAGAACTAAAATCAATTGATGTAGATGTATTCTTTGAAGAACAGAATATCCATTCCATTAGTAGTGAAGGTGAAATGATTCTTACCTTATTAGCTTCTGTAGCTCAAGAAGAATCTAGAAGTGTATCAGATAATATGAAATGGAGAATCAAAAGAGAATTTGAAAATGGTGTGATGTGGGGAGGTAAATCTTCGCTAGGATATAAGTTAGTAGATAAGAAGTTAATCATTGTTCCTGAAGAAGCAGAGATTGTGAAACTAATCTTTCAACTTTATATCGATGGACATGGTGCAGATTCCATAAGAAAGATACTAGATTCAAAAGGTATCAAACCAATGTATACAAAAACATGGGGACATTCATCCATTATGAAAATCTTGAAGAATCGAAACTACACAGGTGATCTAATACTTCAAAAGACATACGTAGAAAACCATTTAACAAAAAAGCAAAAGATGAATAAGGGTGAACTAAATAAGTATCTTATCACAGATAACCATGATGCAATTATCAGTAAAGAGACTTTTGAAAAAGCACAAGCAATTAGAACACAACGAGCTAGTAAAAATAAATCTCATGCTCCTAGACAACAATATCCATTTAAAGGGATTACAAAATGTGGTATCTGTGGCAGTTCCTATACAAGAAAAAGAATGAGAGATAAACTAGTATGGGTATGTTCCTTATCAGCAAGACAAGGGCAAGAAGTATGTAATGCTAAACTAGTCCCTGATAACATAATCGTTGAAGCGTCTAATCACATTTTAGGTATGGACCAATATGATGACACCTATTTTAAATCAAAGGTAAAGACGATAATCGTTAAGCCTAATAGACTATTAGAGTTTCATATGAAAGATGGTACGATTATCAATTATCATTGGGAACATCCATCAAGAAGTAAAAGCTGGACACCAGATATGAAAGAGAAAGCTAGACAAAGATCATTACTGCAACATCAAGGAGGTAAGCAAAATGCCTAA
- a CDS encoding recombinase family protein: MPIHENHVKKVVAYARVSTNSDEQYTSYEAQVNFYKKHIQEKPDWEYTGVYADEGLSGTTTKKRTEFNRMIKDALNGKINLIITKSISRFARNTLDTISYVRKLKAKGIEVFFEKENLWTLDSKSELILTIMASIAQEESRSISQNVTWGKRVGFQEGKVSFAYKRFLGYKKEDDKIVIDEDQANVVRLIYRMFLVEGKTPTGIARNLKLQHIKTPSGKSTNWTKNTVTSILTNEKYKGDALLQKTYTVNYLEHTKAVNTGQIPQYYVENNHPAIIDRDTWEQVQIEMKRRDKLGVHYSSSDVFASKLICEDCGGFYGKKKWHTNTKYERFVYQCNSKFHKGKDKCKTPHLKEEYIKQKFIQSYNIMMEEKERIIQDVKDIIKLLNDTKDIESEIAKLDYELEIVSKHANKLVKENSKTGISFEYYNRKYKDIQNRYEELKIKRDDLINTKMNKENQAIKMRTYLNNIIQSEDELMQWNESVWMLMVESAVVHRDSSITFRYKNSEEIEVR; the protein is encoded by the coding sequence ATGCCTATACATGAGAATCATGTTAAGAAAGTAGTAGCATACGCAAGGGTTTCAACAAATAGTGATGAGCAGTACACGAGTTACGAAGCACAAGTGAACTTCTATAAAAAACACATTCAAGAAAAACCTGACTGGGAGTATACCGGAGTATATGCTGATGAAGGACTATCCGGAACAACAACTAAAAAGCGTACTGAGTTTAACCGAATGATTAAGGATGCGCTAAACGGTAAAATCAATCTGATCATCACTAAATCAATATCACGATTTGCTAGAAACACTCTAGATACAATCTCATATGTGCGTAAACTTAAAGCAAAAGGTATTGAAGTCTTCTTTGAGAAGGAAAACTTATGGACACTTGATTCAAAGAGCGAACTTATCTTAACCATTATGGCATCAATAGCCCAAGAGGAATCACGCTCCATTAGTCAAAACGTAACTTGGGGTAAACGAGTCGGTTTCCAGGAAGGTAAAGTATCGTTTGCTTATAAAAGATTTCTCGGATACAAGAAAGAAGATGACAAGATTGTTATTGACGAAGACCAAGCTAATGTGGTTAGGTTAATATATAGGATGTTTCTTGTTGAAGGTAAAACACCAACAGGAATAGCAAGAAATCTCAAATTGCAACACATAAAAACGCCAAGTGGAAAATCTACAAACTGGACCAAGAACACAGTAACATCGATACTAACAAATGAGAAGTACAAAGGTGATGCGTTGCTTCAAAAGACTTATACAGTAAATTACTTAGAACATACCAAAGCAGTTAATACTGGACAAATACCGCAGTACTATGTAGAAAACAATCATCCTGCTATTATCGATAGAGATACATGGGAACAAGTTCAAATTGAAATGAAAAGACGAGACAAACTTGGTGTACACTATTCATCATCTGATGTCTTTGCATCCAAACTAATATGTGAAGATTGTGGTGGATTCTATGGTAAAAAGAAATGGCATACGAATACCAAGTACGAACGATTTGTATACCAATGCAATAGCAAGTTCCACAAAGGTAAAGATAAATGCAAAACACCACATCTAAAAGAAGAGTATATTAAACAGAAGTTTATCCAGTCCTACAATATCATGATGGAAGAAAAGGAGAGAATCATTCAGGATGTTAAGGATATAATTAAATTATTAAATGACACTAAGGATATTGAATCAGAAATAGCAAAACTAGACTACGAACTTGAAATAGTATCTAAACACGCAAATAAACTAGTAAAAGAAAACTCGAAAACTGGAATTAGCTTTGAATATTATAATAGGAAATATAAAGACATCCAAAACCGATATGAAGAACTCAAAATTAAGCGTGATGACTTGATTAATACAAAGATGAATAAGGAAAATCAAGCAATTAAGATGAGAACATACTTAAACAACATAATTCAATCAGAAGATGAACTAATGCAATGGAATGAAAGTGTATGGATGCTTATGGTGGAAAGCGCAGTTGTGCACAGAGATTCAAGTATTACATTTAGATATAAAAATAGCGAAGAAATAGAAGTTCGATAA
- a CDS encoding nucleotidyltransferase domain-containing protein, which produces MRSRSEWESIFGNWSRGPQKTETDRIENTKRAIQDAIRNDDKLKSRNISVFVQGSYKNTVNVKKDSDIDIGVLCMDTFYYDFQDENLREYQQSRITPATYDYSTFKNEVETALVNKFGRSAVTRGNKAFDIKATSARVEADVVAFFEHRRYYARDQYYSGVQMYTDNGNKVINWPEQHYNNGVDKNSKTYRRYKRSVRILKKLKNAMENDNYIDQDRISGFFIECLVWNVPNNYFNYDSHYDRIKAIITYLYNETKKEEIINDWGEVSDLKYVFRGKNRGIADANYFVLKAWRYVGYTND; this is translated from the coding sequence ATGAGAAGTAGAAGTGAATGGGAAAGTATATTTGGGAATTGGTCTAGGGGGCCACAGAAAACAGAAACTGATAGAATAGAAAATACTAAAAGAGCGATACAAGATGCTATTCGTAATGATGATAAGTTAAAAAGTAGAAATATCTCAGTTTTTGTGCAGGGGTCATATAAAAACACAGTTAATGTTAAAAAGGACAGCGATATTGATATTGGTGTTTTATGCATGGATACTTTTTATTATGACTTTCAAGATGAGAACCTAAGGGAGTACCAACAAAGTAGAATTACTCCAGCAACATATGATTACTCTACATTTAAGAACGAAGTTGAAACTGCTTTGGTAAATAAATTTGGAAGATCAGCGGTCACAAGAGGAAACAAAGCGTTTGATATAAAGGCAACTAGTGCAAGAGTCGAAGCAGATGTTGTAGCATTTTTTGAACATAGAAGGTATTATGCTCGTGATCAATATTATTCGGGAGTACAAATGTATACAGATAATGGAAACAAAGTAATCAATTGGCCTGAACAACACTACAACAATGGAGTCGATAAGAATAGTAAAACATATCGACGTTATAAAAGAAGTGTTCGTATATTGAAAAAATTGAAAAACGCAATGGAGAATGATAATTATATAGATCAAGATAGAATATCTGGATTCTTTATAGAGTGTTTAGTATGGAATGTACCTAATAACTATTTTAATTATGATAGTCATTATGACAGGATTAAAGCTATTATCACATACTTATATAATGAAACAAAGAAAGAGGAAATCATTAATGATTGGGGAGAAGTAAGTGACTTAAAATATGTTTTTAGAGGTAAAAATAGAGGGATTGCAGATGCAAACTATTTTGTTCTAAAAGCATGGCGATATGTGGGGTATACAAATGACTAA
- a CDS encoding helix-turn-helix transcriptional regulator, whose protein sequence is MEYFGLKLQTLRKKASMSQDDLASLIGVSRQAISKWERSDGLPDLYNVKKIAEVFNITIDELMDIEIKPIDMDKVKTNKLALAFLTVPGAILAFLSIIALIEFLGGIVL, encoded by the coding sequence ATGGAATATTTTGGATTAAAATTACAAACTTTAAGAAAAAAAGCATCTATGTCACAAGACGATTTAGCTTCATTAATAGGTGTTAGTAGACAAGCTATTAGTAAATGGGAAAGATCAGATGGACTACCAGATTTATACAATGTCAAAAAAATTGCAGAGGTCTTCAATATCACTATTGACGAATTGATGGATATTGAGATAAAACCAATTGATATGGACAAAGTTAAAACGAATAAATTAGCACTTGCATTTTTAACTGTACCAGGAGCAATTTTAGCGTTTTTATCAATTATTGCTTTAATCGAATTTTTAGGAGGTATAGTTTTATGA
- a CDS encoding type I restriction endonuclease subunit R gives MNEYNEKRLEDTIEEYLISENGGYTKSTDSDFNAELGLDTEKLLAFIKTSQEFEWDKFANKFKNNPEKNFLLKMDEAIKKQGILKVLRSGFKTRGIKFRMVYFKPVSSLNDIDRINYSKNICNVVRQLHYQVKGNNSLDMVLMVNGIPLVTMELKNQFTGQNVENAKHQYRYDRDPNEAIFKYKYRSLVHFAVDVKEVYMTTRLQKENTFFLPFNQGTNGSGNVGGKGNPVNINGFDTAYLWEKVLQKDSLLNIIHKYMHVEEVEKTDRKGNQIKKDIVIFPRYHQLDVVTKLIDDVKQKGSGDNYLIQHSAGSGKSNSIAWLAYRLAGLHNDNNEPIFNSIIVVTDRRVLDSQLQDTIYQFDHMDGLVEKIDEKKTSQHLKEAINDNKKIIISTIQKFPVVYKEINGSNKTFAVIVDEAHSSQTGEDARKLKEALADKEALLEEYARLEGLDEEQRDLEEDKVVQELISHGKHTNLSFFAFTATPKVKTLQLFGHRLNDGTYRPFHIYSMRQAIEEGFILDVLQNYMTYNTYYQIAKKIEDDPTLDASRAASAVAKFQSLHPHNISQKVKIIVEHFDTITRHKINGKAKAMIVTASRLHAVRYYQALVKYIKENDYKHLDVLVAFSGTVNDDGIEHTEVSLNKLNQYGYHIKESQLPEYFESEDFNMLVVAEKYQTGFDQPLLHTMYVDKKLSGVKAVQTLSRLNRTTKGKEDTFVLDFVNDAEDIQKSFQPYYEATILENGTDPDILYNLKSDLDDYKMYLSHEVHEFAKVYYSTSDELKNMGRLTNHLQPAIERYNEREPEEQNQFKADLQSFNRLYAFIIQVDRMFDKELQEFYVYARMLQKILPKGDIGKIELDDKLVLEYYKIEKSFTGSIELEKTEGMVSAIKGGSGGKEQKKDPLSVIIEKFNERFGTEWSEADKVLMQLESRLLKSDQLLGLGKSPDRKTFDDIYEREAENVIADQYFENAEIFSYLMRNPDAKQYLIAEMKEKVYHAITKR, from the coding sequence ATGAATGAGTATAATGAAAAACGATTAGAAGATACTATAGAAGAATATTTAATCAGTGAAAATGGTGGATACACGAAAAGTACAGATTCTGATTTTAATGCAGAGCTGGGATTAGACACTGAGAAATTACTTGCTTTCATAAAAACATCACAAGAATTTGAGTGGGATAAGTTTGCTAACAAATTTAAAAATAATCCTGAAAAGAATTTCCTATTAAAGATGGATGAGGCAATTAAAAAACAAGGGATACTAAAGGTTTTGCGATCAGGATTTAAAACAAGAGGAATCAAGTTTAGAATGGTTTATTTTAAACCTGTTTCTTCATTAAATGATATCGATAGAATCAACTACTCAAAAAACATATGTAATGTTGTTAGACAATTACATTATCAAGTGAAAGGTAATAATTCACTTGATATGGTTCTTATGGTAAATGGGATACCACTTGTAACGATGGAATTAAAGAACCAATTTACAGGACAGAATGTAGAAAATGCAAAACATCAATACAGGTATGATAGAGATCCTAATGAGGCAATTTTTAAATATAAATACCGTTCATTAGTTCATTTTGCTGTTGATGTTAAAGAAGTATATATGACGACTAGACTTCAAAAAGAAAATACATTCTTCCTACCTTTTAATCAAGGAACTAATGGTTCTGGTAATGTTGGTGGTAAAGGAAATCCTGTAAATATCAATGGATTTGACACAGCTTATTTATGGGAAAAAGTATTGCAAAAAGATAGTTTGCTAAACATTATCCATAAGTATATGCATGTCGAGGAAGTTGAGAAAACCGATAGAAAAGGAAACCAAATTAAGAAAGATATTGTTATTTTCCCTAGATATCATCAACTAGATGTAGTAACAAAACTGATTGATGATGTGAAACAAAAAGGTTCAGGAGATAACTATCTAATCCAGCATAGTGCTGGTAGTGGTAAATCCAATTCTATTGCTTGGTTGGCTTATCGATTGGCAGGATTGCATAACGATAATAATGAGCCAATCTTTAACTCAATCATAGTTGTCACAGATAGAAGAGTTTTAGATTCTCAATTGCAAGATACTATTTATCAATTTGATCATATGGATGGTTTAGTTGAAAAGATTGATGAAAAGAAAACGTCTCAACATTTAAAAGAAGCGATAAATGATAATAAAAAAATCATTATATCTACTATCCAAAAATTCCCTGTAGTATATAAAGAGATTAATGGAAGCAATAAAACATTTGCAGTCATCGTAGATGAAGCACATTCATCTCAAACTGGCGAAGATGCTAGAAAATTAAAGGAAGCTCTAGCTGATAAAGAAGCGCTACTAGAAGAATATGCTAGACTAGAAGGATTGGATGAAGAACAAAGAGACTTAGAAGAAGATAAAGTGGTTCAAGAGTTGATTTCACATGGAAAACATACGAACCTATCCTTCTTTGCATTTACAGCTACACCAAAAGTAAAAACACTTCAATTATTTGGACATAGATTAAATGATGGCACATATAGACCTTTCCATATTTATTCAATGAGACAAGCAATTGAAGAAGGATTTATATTAGACGTGCTGCAAAACTATATGACTTATAATACGTACTATCAAATCGCCAAGAAAATAGAAGATGATCCAACATTAGATGCATCACGTGCAGCTTCAGCAGTTGCAAAATTCCAATCATTACACCCTCATAACATTTCTCAAAAAGTTAAAATAATTGTAGAACATTTTGATACAATAACTAGACACAAAATTAATGGTAAAGCCAAAGCTATGATTGTTACTGCAAGTAGATTACATGCAGTTAGATATTATCAAGCTTTAGTGAAATATATTAAAGAAAATGACTATAAACACTTAGATGTTCTAGTGGCATTTAGTGGAACAGTCAACGATGATGGAATAGAGCATACTGAAGTTAGTTTAAATAAACTCAATCAATATGGTTATCATATTAAAGAGAGTCAACTGCCAGAGTACTTTGAAAGTGAAGACTTTAATATGCTTGTTGTTGCCGAAAAATATCAAACTGGATTTGATCAGCCATTACTACACACAATGTACGTAGATAAAAAACTAAGTGGTGTAAAAGCTGTTCAAACACTTAGTAGATTAAATAGAACAACAAAAGGTAAAGAGGATACTTTTGTACTAGACTTCGTAAATGATGCAGAAGATATTCAAAAATCATTCCAGCCATACTATGAAGCAACCATTTTAGAAAACGGTACTGATCCAGATATCTTATATAATTTAAAATCAGACCTTGATGACTATAAGATGTATTTGTCTCATGAAGTACATGAATTTGCAAAAGTGTATTATTCTACTTCGGATGAACTTAAAAATATGGGTCGATTAACTAATCATTTACAACCGGCAATTGAAAGATACAATGAAAGAGAACCTGAAGAACAAAATCAGTTCAAAGCAGACTTACAATCTTTCAATCGTTTATATGCCTTCATAATTCAAGTTGATAGAATGTTTGATAAGGAGCTTCAAGAATTTTATGTGTACGCTAGAATGTTACAAAAAATCTTACCAAAAGGAGATATTGGTAAGATAGAATTAGATGATAAACTAGTTTTAGAATACTATAAAATTGAAAAGAGCTTTACTGGTTCTATTGAATTAGAAAAAACAGAAGGTATGGTTTCTGCAATTAAAGGTGGTAGTGGAGGTAAAGAACAGAAGAAAGATCCATTGTCAGTTATCATCGAGAAATTTAATGAACGATTTGGTACAGAATGGTCTGAAGCAGATAAAGTATTAATGCAGCTTGAGTCTAGGTTGCTAAAAAGTGATCAATTACTTGGGTTAGGTAAATCACCTGATAGAAAAACGTTTGATGATATTTATGAACGTGAAGCAGAAAATGTTATTGCTGATCAATACTTTGAGAATGCTGAAATATTTAGTTATTTAATGCGAAACCCAGATGCGAAGCAATACTTGATAGCAGAAATGAAAGAAAAAGTATATCACGCTATTACTAAAAGATAG
- a CDS encoding helix-turn-helix domain-containing protein, which yields MRNWSQICFPKHKPKLKSIGKKEMSKVIKNQRVIYGMTLKYVADLLHISEATLKSYEMGSRLVRIDVLYQLSQIYNMTIDDLINGYH from the coding sequence ATGAGAAACTGGAGTCAAATCTGTTTTCCAAAACACAAACCAAAACTCAAATCAATTGGTAAAAAAGAAATGAGTAAAGTGATAAAAAATCAGAGAGTGATTTATGGGATGACATTAAAGTATGTTGCTGATCTTTTACATATTAGTGAAGCTACTTTAAAAAGTTATGAGATGGGTTCTAGATTAGTTAGAATTGATGTGTTGTATCAATTATCACAGATTTATAATATGACGATTGATGATTTAATAAATGGTTATCATTGA
- a CDS encoding DUF2971 domain-containing protein, whose translation MLKKNDFKLYRYIPVHQFLNDRGKVKKNLLHKKQFGIESLLNKYIFHNKPSFFNDPYDCVFGISLNNFFRELLGQFTEIKGIGDVMQELQNNPSIFNLDDARRELSQYEIAPNIKKYIEFIFDLTEEVITEQETFDINKGIISFSKKIMSHPEMYIDLLKPFISQEIDKDKLTNDMKNMQERIGEENLAKIKVDPVNIRINDFKEMSEFAGIGPGFQQTEDKINDSVTNFNDRIFDFIDNRFGIASLTTRFNNALMWSHYASSHTGICIEYDFTDYIDQLETSKMLLFPINYSDKRITIDQSILDRIDLKNIEEKGKKDLLKLFFDGLYTKNDIWKYEDEIRSITLVNETEDKDARKMYINNISAIYLGSKMTESTKRSLLKLISGDAYFDNLKIFEMKNDISEYKATPSRLK comes from the coding sequence TTGCTTAAGAAAAATGACTTCAAGTTGTACCGATATATTCCAGTTCATCAATTTCTAAATGATAGAGGCAAAGTCAAAAAAAACCTATTACATAAAAAGCAGTTTGGAATTGAGTCTTTACTAAATAAATATATTTTTCATAATAAACCTAGTTTTTTTAACGATCCATATGATTGTGTTTTTGGTATAAGTCTTAATAACTTTTTTAGAGAGCTGTTGGGACAATTTACAGAAATAAAGGGAATTGGAGATGTTATGCAAGAGTTGCAAAATAATCCTAGCATATTCAATCTTGATGATGCTAGGAGGGAACTTAGTCAGTATGAAATAGCACCTAATATAAAAAAATACATAGAATTCATCTTTGATTTAACTGAAGAAGTGATAACTGAGCAGGAGACCTTTGATATTAATAAAGGAATTATATCATTTTCAAAAAAAATAATGAGCCATCCAGAAATGTATATTGATTTGCTAAAACCATTTATAAGTCAGGAAATTGATAAAGATAAATTGACAAATGACATGAAGAACATGCAAGAGAGAATTGGTGAGGAGAATTTAGCTAAAATAAAAGTTGATCCTGTTAATATAAGGATAAATGATTTTAAGGAGATGTCTGAATTCGCTGGAATAGGACCTGGATTTCAGCAAACTGAAGACAAAATTAATGATTCTGTAACTAACTTTAATGATAGAATATTTGACTTTATAGATAATCGATTTGGAATTGCATCCTTAACAACTCGTTTTAATAATGCATTGATGTGGTCTCATTATGCTTCTTCGCATACGGGTATTTGCATTGAGTATGATTTTACCGATTACATAGATCAGTTGGAGACATCCAAAATGCTATTATTTCCGATTAACTATAGTGATAAACGTATTACAATTGATCAATCAATTTTAGATAGAATTGATTTAAAGAATATAGAAGAAAAAGGTAAAAAAGATTTACTGAAGCTATTCTTTGATGGATTGTATACTAAAAATGATATTTGGAAATATGAAGACGAGATAAGATCAATTACACTTGTAAATGAGACAGAGGACAAGGATGCTAGGAAGATGTACATCAATAATATATCAGCAATTTATTTAGGGAGTAAAATGACTGAATCCACTAAAAGAAGTTTATTGAAGCTGATTAGTGGAGATGCATATTTTGATAATTTAAAGATTTTTGAAATGAAGAATGATATTTCTGAATATAAAGCTACACCATCTAGACTAAAATGA
- a CDS encoding Cap15 family cyclic dinucleotide receptor domain-containing protein: MTNIDVKGKLYFVLLPTALLIFLLGMIFDKNLGDISSWLFVIPKVIAIETIVFLLFQSFLWKWKIFRKWLVLFPNLGGTWVGEIKSDYPDPKTGKRIKPIPCMSTVVHRFNQIKFKIKTLESESISFSEQLNFDKSSNTKRITYSYTNDPNLLLDYRNDTHKGTVILNLIGDDKMEGYYFTSRGRKGTITLNRHDKKMLDELPAEIAKHPMKNK; this comes from the coding sequence ATGACTAATATCGATGTAAAAGGAAAACTTTATTTTGTTTTATTACCAACAGCATTATTGATTTTTCTATTAGGAATGATTTTCGATAAGAATCTTGGTGACATTTCTTCTTGGCTTTTTGTAATTCCAAAAGTAATCGCTATTGAAACGATAGTATTCTTACTTTTTCAATCTTTTCTATGGAAATGGAAAATATTTAGAAAATGGCTTGTCTTGTTTCCAAATTTAGGAGGAACTTGGGTAGGGGAAATCAAATCTGATTATCCTGACCCTAAAACTGGGAAACGTATTAAACCTATACCATGTATGAGTACAGTAGTTCACAGATTTAATCAGATTAAGTTCAAAATTAAGACATTGGAATCTGAAAGCATATCATTTTCTGAACAATTAAATTTTGATAAATCTTCTAATACTAAGAGAATTACTTATAGCTATACAAACGATCCTAATCTACTCCTGGATTATCGTAATGATACCCATAAAGGTACTGTGATCCTAAATCTTATTGGTGATGATAAGATGGAGGGATACTATTTTACAAGTAGAGGACGTAAAGGCACTATCACTTTAAACAGACATGACAAAAAAATGCTTGACGAATTACCTGCTGAGATAGCAAAGCATCCAATGAAAAACAAATAG